Proteins found in one Candidatus Woesearchaeota archaeon genomic segment:
- a CDS encoding metallophosphoesterase — protein MKQLKTVTAEPTIAYITDLHGNREATRHAATYLKENPVHIIILGGDIPDFTPSTLSYQLRMFLKLNKPVIIFPGSHENSENYTKALKEFSKNTNLIDGVKERHIVLNNFNLLIVPGSDTVSSGNRSFNGGTYKLTKTKSPTTTAKLTKYLKEHKIAKKATPIAISNTTKHYDKKPAIIFAHIPLLCNTPKGIDIARFGTFKHAFTIKPADRRKKIFNKEFNPEYNPNILVNYEQAKLLKEYHYPVIIKKENVGSPTLRKFALKKNIRAYVCGHIHEAGPKAINKEEKTVRQNNWTKQVFINSGPGSEGNMTILTLNKAGEVKYNFVKF, from the coding sequence ATGAAGCAACTAAAAACAGTGACTGCTGAACCAACTATTGCCTACATCACTGACCTTCATGGAAATCGAGAAGCAACAAGACATGCAGCAACCTACCTTAAGGAGAATCCGGTCCACATTATTATTCTTGGTGGCGACATCCCTGATTTTACACCAAGCACATTAAGCTATCAATTACGAATGTTTCTTAAACTAAATAAACCAGTTATTATTTTTCCAGGAAGTCATGAAAATAGCGAGAACTATACCAAAGCACTCAAAGAATTTTCCAAAAATACAAACCTTATAGATGGCGTAAAAGAACGACACATTGTGCTTAATAATTTTAATTTGCTTATCGTACCAGGAAGCGACACCGTTAGCAGTGGCAATCGTTCATTTAATGGCGGCACCTATAAACTCACCAAAACAAAAAGTCCGACAACAACTGCAAAACTCACCAAATACCTTAAAGAACATAAAATTGCAAAAAAAGCAACACCAATTGCTATTAGCAACACCACCAAACACTATGACAAAAAACCCGCGATCATTTTTGCACACATCCCGCTTCTTTGCAACACGCCAAAAGGAATTGATATCGCTCGTTTTGGTACCTTCAAACACGCATTCACCATCAAGCCAGCAGATAGACGGAAAAAAATATTTAATAAAGAATTCAACCCAGAATACAATCCAAACATCTTAGTTAATTATGAACAAGCAAAACTGCTTAAAGAATACCATTATCCAGTTATTATTAAAAAAGAAAATGTCGGTTCGCCAACACTGAGAAAATTTGCTCTGAAAAAAAACATTCGTGCATACGTTTGTGGCCACATACACGAAGCAGGACCAAAAGCAATTAATAAAGAAGAAAAAACAGTGCGACAAAACAACTGGACAAAACAAGTCTTCATCAACAGCGGACCTGGAAGCGAAGGCAACATGACTATTCTTACACTCAACAAAGCAGGAGAAGTCAAATACAATTTTGTGAAATTTTAA